A single window of Xylocopilactobacillus apicola DNA harbors:
- a CDS encoding alpha/beta hydrolase codes for MTTNKFGLVYKDAITENKPGKVNIHLVNYLANGVKAAANVYTPADYDESSEKLYPAVTVAHPNGGVKEQVAGLFAQKLAENGYIAIAADASYQGASDGLPRNTDRPSNRIEDIRVMADFLDTFPGVDPKRIGALGICGGGGYTIEAAKTDKRLKAVATISMFNSGRVRRNGFKDSQLDSVQERLRQAADARIQEILGNDVQYTGEMAKMTDEELAALPFDLYRDGYDYYQVTHKHPNSTGRYPVSNLIYLAEFDAEDHANLIDQPLLMMAGDQADTLYMTEAVYDKATGTDNKELFLIKGAKHIDTYWKHPYVDQEADKLIEFYEKNL; via the coding sequence ATGACCACAAATAAATTTGGTTTAGTCTATAAAGATGCAATAACTGAAAACAAACCCGGTAAAGTTAACATTCATCTCGTTAATTATCTTGCTAATGGAGTAAAAGCTGCAGCAAACGTTTATACTCCAGCAGATTACGATGAATCATCAGAAAAATTATATCCAGCTGTTACCGTTGCCCACCCAAATGGTGGAGTTAAAGAACAAGTAGCCGGACTTTTCGCTCAAAAGTTGGCAGAAAACGGCTATATTGCTATTGCTGCAGATGCTTCTTATCAAGGAGCAAGCGACGGATTACCTCGTAATACCGATCGTCCTAGTAATCGAATCGAAGACATTAGAGTAATGGCTGACTTTTTAGATACATTCCCTGGCGTTGACCCTAAACGAATCGGTGCTTTAGGGATCTGCGGAGGAGGTGGTTATACCATTGAAGCAGCAAAAACCGATAAACGACTAAAAGCTGTTGCAACAATCAGTATGTTCAATTCTGGAAGAGTTCGCCGCAACGGCTTTAAAGATTCACAGCTTGATTCAGTACAAGAACGGCTTAGACAAGCAGCTGATGCTAGAATCCAGGAAATATTAGGAAACGATGTTCAATATACCGGTGAAATGGCAAAAATGACTGACGAAGAGCTAGCTGCTCTACCGTTTGATCTTTATCGTGATGGTTATGACTACTATCAAGTAACTCATAAACACCCAAATTCAACGGGCCGTTATCCGGTCAGTAATTTAATTTATTTAGCTGAATTTGATGCTGAAGATCACGCCAATTTAATTGACCAGCCTTTATTAATGATGGCAGGTGACCAGGCTGATACTCTTTATATGACAGAAGCAGTTTATGATAAAGCCACTGGAACTGATAACAAAGAACTGTTTTTAATCAAAGGTGCAAAACATATTGATACTTATTGGAAGCACCCTTATGTCGATCAAGAAGCTGACAAATTAATCGAATTTTACGAAAAAAATCTTTAG
- a CDS encoding lectin-like domain-containing protein: MNLLRKLGYIFVLISGIVVLFFTLNFRQESKAARFPNNTASPIVNRLAYNNQNSTNNFLDSPQNLIRGSSSLTPITIGAGDSQNFFAPVQGAEVTVNENWTWDNILLNKPHTYYVGAVTLNATVDMTKDFNFSWDVKIDPVSTSMMADGIGFVFHPLYKPGEIIVGSQGEAPYRLPAVFGRENGDDPVTSPTSRDNGQTVRSIGRTGGSLGIGDMMNALGFKLDTYYNNYGDPEAPGYAYGDNIHHSQWYHIVDDAYPSPNGVEGQVTSDNSFGSFAITSNNGFIKKTPLSAPLNGSAVIQKTTSEGSVSGSAMKIGDHQWRNMEISYDASTYTMKVTLHDATGSGKVTWIKTLTAGEKGVIQDRNNWGFAILASTGASYEGHSVKNINGTFTPGDPVITTRYIDENGTDLQSPITTTFEDWQKQHPGEANFVDTNTQPTITGKDGNTYVRAQVNGTIFANNTRINKRLGTASSGTTVTASGNNLISTTQFDNVMFLNYVYRRNMPAGSTDIQTDVKFKVNNGPAVTSGNVNNGDRVTFIYNVKNNKVPGIWNNVTAVQHLGGGLFKAPDPLPAGVSVDGGYMYVPLNNGTSNDLIPGATGTNNITLKYMGGENAHITADDAGSIAITTIPETETDPTISKIKMKVSIYDHSNQLIDEAGNSVWGSYFYDARNDESPLASLDPTYKTSNYVPSSDVLNFEGSPWWTYKNGVLTLYPHTLNAYNDAIITPTNIPNFPDVDWPWKQYLADITKVVINPGVTSSGSVSHLFNGLINVTQFVGLNNLDLTNATDLNSLFANCSSIETLDLTSFNTPNVTIMYRLLQKCTNLKSVTFGPNFITRNVDDFSGMFEGDKNLKDLDVSNFDTSKAENTYAMFSMCESLESIDVSRFDMNRVINANWMFLNCLKLKELDTSSFVTNSLTSMQSMFSGCPLITHLDLSGFNVSKVTDMSYLFENSSGLTELDLSGFNIKSTANTKNMFNLAPPTITEPDRTPALWKLTLGNGTRLGSQTKLADPKPGNAINDIYVSSPVYYATNAQWREALTPATVHAPTGAAKKAAQIVSESQTRNDVRTYVWDQVGTQTLEATPGNIDFGTHAGHLRNQEYNSSAQNLKVTDNRNDRNGKQWRIEAAVTKPFKHITDPTKVIGGDPLYYHDTTSSSITHLTSTAKPLYNESGTSDYQDVKSYPWSLSFKSIVSNIPKPGRYSATLTFTLVNSTP, encoded by the coding sequence ATGAACTTATTAAGAAAACTGGGCTATATTTTTGTACTTATTAGTGGGATCGTGGTACTATTTTTTACTCTAAATTTCAGACAGGAAAGCAAAGCAGCGCGATTTCCAAATAATACAGCTAGTCCAATAGTTAACAGGTTGGCTTATAATAATCAAAATTCGACAAACAATTTTTTAGACAGTCCTCAAAATTTGATCAGGGGTTCTAGTAGCTTAACGCCAATTACAATTGGCGCAGGAGATTCACAGAATTTCTTTGCCCCGGTTCAAGGTGCCGAAGTTACAGTTAATGAAAACTGGACTTGGGATAACATTTTATTAAACAAACCACATACCTATTACGTTGGCGCTGTTACATTAAATGCAACAGTTGATATGACGAAAGATTTCAACTTTAGTTGGGATGTAAAAATAGATCCGGTCTCTACTTCGATGATGGCAGATGGGATTGGTTTTGTATTTCACCCGCTGTATAAGCCAGGTGAGATAATTGTAGGCTCTCAAGGAGAGGCACCGTATAGACTTCCTGCAGTATTTGGAAGAGAAAATGGTGATGATCCCGTTACTAGTCCAACCAGTCGAGATAATGGTCAGACAGTTCGTTCTATTGGAAGAACTGGTGGGAGTCTCGGAATTGGTGATATGATGAATGCCTTAGGTTTTAAGCTGGACACATATTATAACAATTATGGGGATCCAGAAGCTCCCGGCTATGCTTATGGAGATAATATTCATCATAGCCAGTGGTATCATATCGTAGATGATGCATATCCGAGTCCTAACGGTGTTGAAGGTCAAGTCACTTCAGATAATAGTTTTGGCTCTTTTGCAATTACGAGTAATAATGGTTTTATTAAAAAGACGCCTTTAAGTGCACCTTTAAATGGCAGTGCTGTAATACAAAAAACTACTTCGGAAGGTAGTGTAAGCGGTAGTGCGATGAAAATTGGTGATCATCAGTGGCGAAATATGGAAATTTCATATGACGCAAGTACCTACACGATGAAAGTGACCTTACATGATGCAACGGGCAGTGGAAAAGTAACATGGATTAAGACTTTAACCGCTGGAGAAAAAGGCGTAATTCAAGATCGCAATAATTGGGGTTTTGCAATTTTGGCTTCGACCGGTGCAAGTTACGAAGGTCATTCCGTTAAAAATATAAATGGAACTTTTACACCGGGAGATCCAGTTATCACAACTCGTTATATTGACGAGAATGGTACTGACCTTCAATCTCCGATAACGACAACTTTTGAAGATTGGCAAAAACAACACCCAGGCGAAGCTAATTTTGTCGATACTAATACGCAACCAACAATTACTGGCAAGGATGGAAACACTTACGTTAGAGCACAGGTAAATGGAACCATCTTTGCAAATAATACGAGGATTAATAAACGATTAGGAACAGCTTCTAGTGGCACAACAGTTACAGCAAGCGGGAATAATTTAATTTCGACAACGCAATTCGATAACGTCATGTTTTTAAATTATGTGTATCGAAGAAATATGCCAGCAGGCAGCACTGATATCCAAACTGATGTTAAATTCAAGGTTAATAATGGACCAGCTGTTACTTCCGGAAATGTTAATAATGGAGATCGAGTGACATTCATTTATAACGTAAAAAATAATAAAGTTCCTGGAATTTGGAATAATGTTACAGCTGTTCAACATCTAGGCGGAGGCTTGTTTAAAGCTCCTGATCCTTTACCAGCAGGAGTATCAGTAGATGGCGGTTATATGTATGTGCCGTTAAACAACGGAACTAGTAACGATTTAATACCAGGTGCAACTGGAACGAACAATATAACCTTGAAATATATGGGCGGTGAAAATGCTCATATTACAGCAGATGATGCTGGGTCAATTGCGATTACGACTATTCCAGAAACTGAAACAGATCCAACGATTTCTAAAATTAAGATGAAAGTTTCAATTTATGACCATTCAAATCAGTTAATAGATGAAGCAGGCAATTCGGTTTGGGGTTCATACTTCTATGATGCCAGAAATGACGAATCGCCGCTCGCTAGTCTTGATCCAACTTACAAAACGAGTAATTATGTTCCTTCATCTGATGTTTTGAATTTTGAGGGGTCTCCATGGTGGACCTATAAAAATGGAGTTTTAACACTTTATCCGCATACTTTAAATGCATATAATGATGCAATTATTACTCCGACCAATATCCCGAATTTTCCAGATGTTGATTGGCCTTGGAAACAATATTTGGCAGATATCACTAAAGTTGTGATTAATCCAGGAGTAACTTCTAGCGGTTCGGTTTCTCACTTATTTAATGGATTAATTAATGTTACACAATTTGTTGGTTTAAATAATCTCGATTTAACCAATGCAACAGATTTGAATAGTTTGTTTGCGAATTGTTCAAGCATCGAAACTTTAGATTTAACGTCGTTTAATACTCCCAATGTAACCATCATGTATCGACTGTTGCAAAAGTGCACTAATTTAAAGAGTGTAACCTTTGGACCAAATTTCATTACCAGAAATGTTGATGATTTTTCGGGGATGTTTGAAGGAGATAAAAATCTTAAAGATCTTGATGTAAGTAATTTTGATACAAGTAAAGCTGAGAATACTTATGCAATGTTTTCAATGTGTGAATCGTTAGAGTCAATTGACGTCAGCCGTTTCGATATGAACCGTGTGATAAATGCGAATTGGATGTTTCTCAATTGCTTGAAGCTTAAAGAACTCGATACCTCAAGTTTTGTAACGAATAGTTTGACTAGTATGCAATCAATGTTTTCTGGGTGTCCATTGATCACTCATTTGGATCTTAGTGGCTTTAATGTTTCAAAGGTGACAGATATGTCGTACTTGTTTGAAAATAGTTCGGGTTTAACAGAACTGGATTTATCAGGTTTTAATATTAAGTCAACCGCCAATACTAAGAACATGTTCAATTTAGCTCCGCCTACTATAACTGAACCTGATCGAACTCCAGCGTTGTGGAAATTGACATTAGGGAATGGGACTAGATTAGGAAGTCAAACAAAGCTTGCTGATCCGAAACCTGGAAATGCGATTAATGATATCTATGTTTCATCTCCGGTGTATTATGCAACTAATGCACAGTGGCGTGAGGCATTGACTCCAGCAACAGTTCATGCACCAACGGGAGCAGCTAAAAAAGCAGCTCAGATTGTCAGTGAATCACAAACGAGAAACGATGTCAGGACTTACGTCTGGGATCAGGTTGGAACTCAAACTTTAGAAGCAACGCCAGGTAATATTGATTTTGGAACCCATGCAGGGCATTTAAGAAATCAAGAGTATAATAGTTCAGCGCAAAACTTGAAAGTAACAGACAATCGAAATGATCGTAATGGTAAACAATGGCGAATTGAAGCAGCGGTGACAAAACCATTTAAGCATATAACAGATCCAACGAAGGTTATTGGAGGTGATCCCCTTTATTATCATGACACAACATCTAGTTCTATTACTCATCTAACTTCAACAGCAAAACCCCTTTACAACGAAAGTGGAACAAGCGACTATCAAGATGTTAAGAGCTATCCTTGGAGCTTGAGTTTTAAATCGATAGTATCTAACATCCCAAAACCCGGTAGATATAGTGCAACTTTAACATTTACTTTAGTGAATAGTACTCCTTAG
- a CDS encoding flavodoxin family protein, producing the protein MVIKIEIIFVNASQNKSGNTSRMGEKYLQGKTYKQLNLVDYKIYQLNQNYSDDQFEQAFSQLNKADWIVLGTPVYWHDMSAYLKTLLERLSQDSHFDDLSGKRISVLIQGSDPSDTIKSVTNIIKRFANSARMEFVDAMEDF; encoded by the coding sequence ATGGTGATAAAAATAGAGATTATATTTGTTAATGCCAGTCAGAATAAATCTGGTAATACTAGCCGGATGGGGGAAAAATACCTCCAAGGCAAAACTTACAAACAATTGAATCTGGTTGATTACAAAATCTATCAACTTAATCAAAATTATTCAGACGATCAATTCGAACAAGCTTTTTCACAACTAAACAAAGCAGACTGGATTGTTCTTGGAACGCCAGTTTATTGGCATGATATGAGTGCTTACCTAAAGACACTTTTAGAACGACTTTCACAAGACTCTCATTTTGATGATTTAAGCGGTAAACGCATTTCAGTGTTAATTCAAGGAAGCGATCCAAGCGATACGATTAAATCTGTTACAAACATTATTAAAAGATTTGCAAATTCTGCAAGAATGGAATTTGTTGATGCAATGGAGGATTTTTAA
- a CDS encoding flavodoxin family protein has translation MSGSWAANARTVSAAPQTFAEPHYTNASDRRVFLNASQNENGNTSTLAKNLFGNLTYKQVNLASYNIPQVGQGDGDFSKVWDQLKDADVIVIGTPVYWSNMSGYLKTFIDHLQINNDLTNRDLYMIVQGSDSDQTLAINSVYGTMNRVAIRFNMNFIGIGQTTEQINQLHNKMIGSAPSIPATPSEPTVPTTPTNPTTPSEPNTPSNPTTPSVPSTPSTPDSWTITDKKGVGTINYQPGYGVNVWNAPGGTFTGQRLQHNTSWKVFQMATNAEGKFFYSVGKDQWVDGQYFSFGVGNGMEELDGIVTIKYIPGYGVNLWKGPNATSGCYESRSLKDGSEWKTFGKQNGFYKIGENQWVQGDYVIYRDK, from the coding sequence ATTTCTGGCAGCTGGGCGGCAAATGCCAGAACTGTTTCAGCTGCACCTCAAACATTTGCTGAACCACATTACACTAATGCAAGTGACCGACGAGTTTTTCTTAACGCAAGTCAAAACGAAAACGGAAACACTTCTACTTTAGCTAAAAATTTATTTGGTAATTTAACATATAAACAAGTAAATCTAGCTAGTTATAACATTCCCCAAGTAGGTCAAGGCGACGGTGATTTCAGCAAAGTATGGGATCAACTAAAGGATGCTGATGTAATTGTAATAGGGACTCCTGTTTATTGGTCTAACATGTCTGGTTACCTTAAAACATTTATTGATCATTTACAAATTAATAATGATCTGACAAACCGTGATTTATATATGATCGTTCAAGGTTCAGACTCAGATCAAACTCTTGCCATAAACTCAGTTTATGGAACTATGAACCGTGTTGCAATCCGCTTTAACATGAATTTCATAGGAATTGGTCAAACTACTGAACAGATTAACCAGCTCCATAATAAAATGATTGGAAGTGCACCAAGTATTCCAGCTACACCTAGTGAACCAACTGTCCCAACTACTCCAACCAATCCTACTACCCCAAGCGAGCCAAATACTCCAAGTAATCCAACCACCCCTAGTGTGCCAAGTACTCCTAGCACTCCTGATAGCTGGACGATTACTGACAAAAAAGGTGTTGGAACGATTAATTACCAGCCAGGTTACGGAGTTAACGTCTGGAATGCTCCAGGAGGAACTTTCACTGGTCAACGACTACAACACAATACTTCTTGGAAAGTATTTCAAATGGCAACAAATGCAGAAGGAAAATTTTTTTATAGTGTTGGGAAGGACCAATGGGTCGATGGACAATATTTTTCTTTTGGTGTTGGAAACGGTATGGAAGAATTAGACGGCATTGTAACTATCAAATATATCCCCGGATATGGCGTTAATCTATGGAAAGGGCCAAATGCTACCAGCGGTTGTTACGAGAGCCGTAGCCTAAAAGACGGCTCAGAGTGGAAAACATTTGGCAAACAAAATGGCTTTTACAAAATTGGTGAAAACCAGTGGGTTCAGGGCGACTACGTAATATATCGCGACAAATAA
- a CDS encoding BspA family leucine-rich repeat surface protein has protein sequence MTVNENWTWDSVTLNDAKKNQLGAVSLNSTVDMTKDFTFRWDLRIEPSSSSRLSDGIGFVLHPLYKPGEVIMGSQGENSYVLPAVFGREDGVTPVTDVNSRHNGQNIRSIGKNGGNLGISDLMNAIGFKVDTYYNYNSAPELTGTPYGSSLHEQDYHVVDDFFPSISGGLLNDNSFGAFVSTNNNGFAKKNALTAPLNGTAVTAKNNSDGTVNGNAMKLADNQWHPMEISYDSSTAVITVKLADPSGVVTWKKVLSAGEKAVVADRSNWGFAILGSTGDGYEGHYIKNVSGSFTPGDPVVTTRYIDETGTDLQTSVTTIYEDWQREHPGSTVFTDSSSPGTIVKNGKTYKRAQVNRTVFSNGLRINKRIGTPGSDGTVTTAGTSMTVNTNFDGVVFVNYVYRQVLSAGDITTDLQLSSDGTNFAKTVDIHPGDEVTFKYTAKNNTLPIWEKVTAVQSLGGLFTPTGTLPAGVAQSGGLLYVPLNYGSNNSLQLGETGTNTVKMKYEGVEKASLTANDAGQITITNNPATPGVPKTSTIVSKISIYDQSNQLIDDSGNPTYGSYFYNAANANAPLANTETVYNTAKYVPTTDSVTVNDQGWWDFNATTKVLTIYPHELNYDSDKVLDSSGRYDQFPWRDYSLQIEKTVIKPGVTAKGSLSTLFYDQENMTTIEGLENLDTSEVTNMYYMFCLCRSLTNLDVSNFNTSKVTNMNSMFWNCRSLTNLDVKNFDTHNVTDMGEMFYSCGKITNLEVKDFDTSKVTSMKRMFLGCESLTSLDVTGFNTSNVTDMSEMFSSCSSITNLNLSNFNTSNVTEMSSMFNFCTSLSDLKWNATNFNTSKVTNMSRMFRRCSSLKNIDVSHFDTSKVTDVIYMFKGCTSLESLDLSSFDLTNVVHKVDSNYVDRGYDSMLEDTPKLWKLTLGPNTKFPDVTVSGTLISAKLKDPTPGTPINDLAKPVPPNPQYYVTNAQWREASTDDFLHEPDGAAKTAAEIMSESATANRKRTYVWDQIGKQTLEATPGNIDLGTHAGHLKNQEYKSSAQNLKLTDNRNARAGKNWQITAEVSKPFKHATDQTKVINGDPLYYHDTTSGTKTHLTSTAQVLYSGIATSDYQDVKNYPWDLSFKASPSDIPKAGKYNATVTFTLVNVIP, from the coding sequence GTGACAGTTAATGAAAATTGGACGTGGGATTCTGTAACTTTAAATGATGCTAAAAAAAATCAGTTAGGTGCAGTATCTTTAAACTCAACCGTTGACATGACTAAGGATTTTACTTTTAGATGGGATCTTAGAATAGAACCATCTTCTTCAAGTAGATTGTCTGATGGAATTGGATTTGTGTTGCATCCACTTTATAAACCGGGAGAAGTAATTATGGGATCTCAAGGCGAGAACTCATATGTACTGCCGGCTGTTTTTGGCAGAGAAGATGGAGTTACCCCTGTAACCGATGTTAATAGTCGACATAACGGTCAAAATATTAGATCCATCGGAAAAAACGGTGGTAACCTTGGGATTTCCGATTTAATGAATGCTATTGGTTTTAAGGTTGATACTTACTACAACTACAATTCAGCACCTGAGTTGACTGGAACGCCTTATGGGAGCTCTTTACATGAGCAAGATTATCACGTCGTAGATGATTTTTTTCCAAGTATTTCGGGTGGACTTTTAAACGATAATAGTTTTGGAGCATTTGTCTCAACTAATAATAATGGTTTTGCAAAGAAAAATGCTTTGACAGCCCCGTTAAATGGTACTGCAGTTACGGCAAAAAATAATTCTGATGGGACGGTTAACGGTAATGCAATGAAACTTGCCGACAATCAGTGGCATCCGATGGAAATTAGTTACGATTCTTCAACTGCGGTGATTACTGTTAAATTAGCCGATCCTTCAGGCGTAGTAACTTGGAAGAAAGTCCTCTCAGCTGGTGAAAAGGCGGTTGTTGCTGATCGAAGCAATTGGGGATTTGCAATTTTAGGATCGACTGGTGATGGTTACGAAGGTCATTATATTAAAAATGTTAGTGGTTCATTCACACCCGGAGATCCGGTTGTTACAACTCGTTATATTGACGAAACTGGAACTGACCTTCAGACTTCAGTTACTACAATTTATGAAGATTGGCAAAGGGAACACCCGGGGTCAACCGTGTTTACTGATAGCAGCAGCCCAGGGACGATTGTTAAAAATGGTAAAACTTACAAACGAGCTCAAGTAAATAGAACCGTTTTTAGCAATGGGTTAAGAATCAATAAACGAATCGGCACTCCCGGTAGTGACGGTACGGTAACTACAGCTGGAACTTCTATGACGGTTAATACTAATTTTGATGGAGTAGTTTTTGTCAATTACGTTTATCGTCAAGTTTTATCGGCTGGTGATATTACAACCGATCTGCAGCTAAGCTCAGATGGGACGAATTTTGCTAAAACCGTTGATATTCACCCAGGAGATGAAGTCACATTTAAATATACAGCGAAAAATAATACTCTGCCGATTTGGGAGAAAGTGACGGCAGTGCAGTCTTTAGGTGGTCTTTTCACTCCAACGGGCACGCTGCCTGCGGGAGTTGCTCAAAGTGGCGGTTTGTTATACGTTCCTTTGAATTACGGATCAAATAACAGCTTACAATTAGGCGAAACTGGAACTAATACGGTCAAGATGAAGTATGAAGGAGTCGAAAAGGCCAGCCTTACTGCCAACGATGCGGGACAGATTACGATCACTAATAATCCTGCGACGCCAGGAGTACCAAAGACGTCAACCATTGTCTCGAAGATCTCAATTTATGATCAGTCCAATCAGTTGATTGATGATAGCGGCAATCCAACTTACGGATCATATTTCTATAATGCAGCTAACGCTAACGCACCTTTAGCTAATACTGAAACAGTGTACAATACAGCCAAGTACGTTCCGACGACAGATTCGGTGACAGTAAATGATCAGGGCTGGTGGGACTTTAATGCAACGACTAAAGTTCTGACGATCTATCCGCATGAGTTGAATTATGATAGCGATAAAGTGCTTGATTCTTCTGGACGGTACGACCAATTTCCTTGGCGTGACTATAGCTTACAAATAGAAAAGACGGTAATCAAACCGGGAGTGACAGCAAAGGGCAGTCTAAGCACTTTATTTTATGATCAAGAAAATATGACTACGATTGAAGGGCTAGAGAATCTCGATACCAGTGAAGTGACAAATATGTACTACATGTTCTGCCTATGTCGTTCCTTAACCAATTTAGATGTCAGTAACTTTAATACAAGTAAAGTTACTAATATGAATAGCATGTTTTGGAACTGTAGGTCGTTAACCAATCTCGATGTGAAGAATTTCGATACCCATAATGTTACTGATATGGGTGAAATGTTTTATTCATGTGGAAAGATAACCAATTTAGAAGTGAAGGATTTTGATACTTCTAAAGTTACTTCAATGAAAAGAATGTTTTTAGGGTGTGAATCATTAACTAGCCTCGATGTAACAGGATTTAATACCAGTAATGTTACTGATATGTCAGAAATGTTTTCTAGCTGTTCATCGATAACAAACCTTAATTTAAGTAACTTTAATACCAGTAATGTTACTGAGATGTCATCGATGTTTAATTTTTGCACCTCTCTATCTGATCTAAAATGGAACGCAACAAATTTTAATACCAGCAAAGTAACTAATATGAGTAGGATGTTTCGCAGATGTAGTTCATTAAAGAATATTGATGTAAGTCATTTTGATACCAGTAAAGTAACGGATGTTATATATATGTTTAAGGGTTGTACATCTTTAGAAAGTCTGGATTTGAGCAGTTTTGACCTGACTAATGTTGTTCACAAAGTGGATTCAAATTATGTGGATAGAGGCTACGATTCGATGTTGGAAGATACTCCTAAACTTTGGAAATTAACGCTTGGTCCAAATACGAAATTTCCAGATGTTACAGTTAGCGGGACGTTGATCTCTGCAAAATTGAAAGATCCAACGCCTGGAACACCAATTAACGATCTCGCTAAACCGGTACCGCCTAATCCGCAATATTACGTTACGAATGCTCAGTGGCGGGAGGCAAGCACTGATGATTTCCTGCATGAGCCAGACGGAGCAGCGAAGACCGCAGCTGAAATTATGAGTGAATCGGCGACGGCTAATCGCAAGCGGACATACGTTTGGGATCAAATTGGTAAGCAGACTTTAGAAGCAACGCCAGGCAACATTGATCTGGGAACTCATGCGGGACATTTGAAAAATCAAGAATACAAAAGTTCAGCGCAGAATTTGAAATTAACCGATAACCGAAATGCGAGAGCGGGGAAGAATTGGCAGATAACAGCGGAGGTGTCAAAGCCGTTTAAGCACGCAACAGATCAGACCAAAGTAATTAATGGCGATCCGCTTTATTATCATGACACGACCTCAGGGACGAAGACACATTTAACTTCTACAGCGCAAGTTCTATATAGCGGAATTGCGACAAGCGACTATCAGGACGTCAAGAATTATCCATGGGATTTGAGTTTTAAGGCAAGTCCGAGTGATATCCCAAAAGCAGGGAAATACAATGCAACAGTGACATTTACTTTGGTGAATGTGATTCCTTGA
- a CDS encoding alpha/beta fold hydrolase: protein MEIVEFGTKNSEVIILLHGGGLSWWNFRAEAELLAPTYHVVLPILDGHAGSDEDFQSIRANAQRIISFVDQNYHGKVFLIGGLSLGAQILVEMLTLRNDICHYAIIERANVIPSKLTNIMIPFSINLSYGLIQKPWFSKLQFQSLKMDNHFYPEYYRDTRLITKANMISFLEANTSFEAASNLKSCQVNTRIVVGAKENGAIKRSAKILHEMMPHSTLEIKKDLYHGQYPLNCPQAYVQDLID from the coding sequence ATGGAAATTGTAGAATTTGGAACCAAAAATTCAGAAGTAATAATCCTGCTCCATGGCGGTGGACTCTCTTGGTGGAATTTCCGAGCAGAAGCCGAGCTTTTAGCGCCAACCTACCACGTAGTCTTACCGATTCTCGATGGGCATGCTGGAAGTGACGAAGATTTTCAAAGCATCCGGGCAAATGCTCAAAGAATTATCTCTTTTGTTGATCAAAATTACCACGGCAAGGTCTTTCTAATTGGCGGACTATCGCTTGGAGCGCAAATTTTAGTTGAGATGCTTACTCTAAGAAACGACATTTGCCATTACGCAATCATCGAAAGAGCCAATGTGATTCCCTCAAAGCTAACTAATATCATGATCCCCTTTTCAATTAATCTTAGCTACGGACTAATTCAAAAACCTTGGTTTTCTAAATTACAATTTCAAAGCCTTAAAATGGATAATCACTTCTATCCTGAGTATTACCGCGACACCCGTCTAATTACTAAAGCCAACATGATTTCCTTTCTAGAAGCTAATACGAGCTTTGAAGCTGCTTCAAATCTTAAAAGCTGCCAAGTTAACACCCGCATCGTCGTTGGAGCAAAAGAAAACGGAGCGATTAAGCGCTCCGCTAAAATTTTGCATGAAATGATGCCTCATAGCACACTAGAAATAAAAAAAGATCTCTACCACGGTCAATACCCTTTAAATTGTCCTCAGGCTTATGTTCAGGACTTAATTGACTAG
- a CDS encoding NAD(P)H-dependent oxidoreductase, which translates to MNILIIYTYPNHQSLNHKLLTTVKENIKSGNQVKVLDLYEENFDPSLRFDKEHPRHLMKNRPEMKKYQDLITWADDLIFIFPIWWAGAPALLKGFIDQVFSQGFAYAYKGRLMVGLLKNKRAWIITTCNAPRISAPFLQDYGRSLQWFVLKACGFGKVQRDILYSAEKNDRIREKFIKKIQRKAEKI; encoded by the coding sequence ATGAACATTTTAATTATCTATACGTATCCCAATCATCAATCTTTAAATCATAAACTTTTGACCACGGTCAAAGAAAATATAAAGTCTGGCAATCAAGTTAAGGTACTTGACCTTTACGAGGAAAATTTTGATCCGTCCTTGCGATTTGATAAAGAGCATCCGCGCCATCTGATGAAAAATCGACCAGAGATGAAAAAATATCAAGATTTAATTACTTGGGCAGACGATCTGATCTTTATTTTTCCAATTTGGTGGGCAGGGGCGCCAGCGTTACTTAAAGGTTTTATTGACCAAGTTTTTTCGCAAGGTTTCGCATACGCCTATAAAGGTCGACTAATGGTCGGTTTGCTAAAAAATAAAAGGGCCTGGATTATTACGACTTGTAATGCTCCACGGATATCCGCTCCATTTTTACAGGATTATGGCCGATCACTGCAATGGTTTGTCTTAAAAGCATGTGGATTTGGAAAAGTGCAGCGTGATATTTTGTATTCAGCAGAAAAAAACGATCGAATTAGAGAAAAATTTATCAAAAAAATTCAACGAAAAGCTGAAAAGATTTAA